AACGTGTCAAATTTAACTCCAATCGCTCTGGTTAACTTTTCTTTACATACTTATAAATTTTCCCGCCGACTTACTTAGCTTAGTGATGGAAAGCGATCGCTTGACCTAAAAAGTATCAATTAATTTACCAATATGGCACGAGCAATAGAAATTATAGAGAAAGAAATTCAGGATCTAGAAACCCAGGTTAAATTATTAGCTGAAAAGCTCCAAAAAGCTGATTCTAATTATTTAGAATGTTTGGCTCTTGGGGTTCGTCAACAGTTAATTATGACGGCATATTATGTTTGCACCCAAGTTTATCCTGAGTTTTTTTTGAAGTTATCTTTTAGTCAGACAGAACAACTACAAAAGCATCTCAAAAAAATAGTTATCGAATTGCAAAGTCAGTTGCTATCTTTGAGCCAAAATTCCATATCTGCATTAGAATTGAAAGACCCTAGAGAATTAATTAGTTGGCAGAAAAGCTTAGAAAGCAATATATCCAACTCTTTAGAAATTGTTTCTGGAGAAGCTAATTTGATTATCCAAAAAGCGGGTATTTTTCCGCCAAATGTGCCATCTAGTTTGATTGAAGCAGCCAGTCAAATAGATAGATCGAGTGAGGCGATCGCCTCTTCTCCTAATTTAATTAATATCATGGTTCAAAATCCAGAGATTCCCGAAAATGGTGCGCCCATTATTACTTCAGTTCAAGCTATTCAATTACGATTAGCAGATATCGAATTTAATAATAGTCAAATTATGAGCGCACGTCACCAAATTCGCCACCTATTATCCCAATTGAGTAATTTACTAAGGGAGTATCAGCAAATACAAGGGGAAAGGTTGATAGTAGAAGCAGAAAATGCTTGGCGCAGAAGTTGGTTTGATGAATAGGAAAAGGGGATTGGGTATTATTTTATCCCATTGGAGGTGTATTGCTTACCCAGCAAGGCTTTTACTTCCCCCACGCTAAATTGTTTAAGTTCTGTTAGAAAGTACATCTAGTTTTCGGAATTGCTAGATCTGGTCTTGAAGTCTTAAATAACAACACAGGAAACATTATGAATTTCAAGACTATTGTTTTAACTACTACATTACTTGCTAGTTCAGCGATCGCCCTCAGCAGTCCAGCTTTTGCCACTACTTATGCAGGCGGTGGATATACTGTTAATGTTGATGATGGTGAAGGTTCTAGTCTCTCATATCACGCTTGCGATCCTAAAGGACGCTGTTTGTATATCAACCGAGTTAGTTCCTACTCTTCTCACCCCGAACGTTACGTGTGGAGAAATCAAGGATATCGCTATATCCTGACTCAAACATCTAAACCCAATCGCTATCGTTTACAAGTTTTTAACCCCAAAGGTAAATTAGTCTTGAATCGCCTCCTTACTAACCTTGATTATCACGGTGGTTTCTAATAATTAATTCTCCATTGTCTGAACGCTGGTGGGATAGAAATCTTGGCTATCCCACAGCTTTCTGATACTATTTATATAACGAGTCTAAGAATTTGTTAGATAAACCCTTTTTTACCCTGGCGGTTGAAACCGCAGCTACACAAACATAGGCGCAGCCTTCCCGCAGGGTAGTCCGCCTGCGCGGACTAAAAAATAAAAAATAAAGGGTATTTTAAAACCGGATTTAGTATTAGTAGTAAATCGAGAAAATAAATTAACTAACATATTAATCATCTCTTCTTGATTGAACTTAATGAGGTATAAACCCTCGGTTTGAAATAGTTTTTCTACGATGGGAGTTATACGATTTATAAGTTATTATTTTTGACTAAAGAGTTCCTCCATAACTTTCTCCTTATTGATCGGTTGATGGCGATCGCCTTTTTATCTTGCTGTCTAAGCAGCAAACGATCAAGCTAAGTTCCCCCAAATCTATTAATAGGTAAAAACCGGAAAACTGCTCTACCAATAATATTCTTTTGCGGTAAAAAGCCCCAAACATGAGAGTCATTACTGTTATTCCTATTATCACCCATTACAAAGACTTTACCTGGGGGAACAATTTGAGGTGCTAAGGTATATTTAGGTGGTTCTGCGATATAAGTTTCTGACAAAGGCTGATTATTTAAATATACTTTTCCACCAGTAATTTTGAGTTCTTCTCCTGGTAAACCAATCACTCTTTTAATAAAAGCTTGATCTTTAGCATAACCTTGAATTTGCAGAGTTTCTGGAGGATCGAAAACGACGATATCTCCCCTTTCGGGTGGATGGAAATGGTAAGAGATTTTTTCGACAACTAAGCGATCGCCTACCTGTAAAGTAGGAAACATAGAATCTGAAGGAATAAATCGAGGTTCTGCAATAAAAGTGCGAATCACCAGGGCTAGAAGCAAAGCAATTCCTATGATTTGCAGATTTTCCTGGATTTTTTGCCAGCCCTTACCCGTTGATTCTGGTGTCTTAGGCTTAGAAGTAGATTGAGTCGCACTCAGTTTACGCACAACTTCCTCAGCGATCGAATTTTTGTCCTCAGATGCCATAAATTCCCGCATAGATAACCTTTGTCATCCTACCAATAAAACCATTGACAGTAGTACGCTAGTCTAGGAATTGCAGTGATATGGGGTAGATCGCCAGTGTGGTTAAAATCAAATAGGATGAGTAAAATTGCGATCGCGTGCCGCTTAGTGGTGATTCCTTCAATCCTTGTCTCTCTAACCGCTTGTGCAAACAATTCACTTGAAAAACGATTTGCCCCCGATCCCCAACTGCAAACATCACCTACAATTGCAGGTACTTCTACCCCCACGCCTTCAGTCAACGTCACTCTTCCTGTTAGCTTCCCTTTAGTTATTCCCATCTATCCTGAAGCAGAATTAACCAAAGTTGAAAACGAGGGTAAACTCAGTTATTGGAAAACCCAAAACTCAGCCGATAGAGTCAAAGAATATTATCAACAGCAGCTACAGCTAAATGGTTGGCAACTTGCTAGCCCTAATCCTAACTTAAATCAGTTAGTTGGCGATCGCCCCGATTTGCAATTGACTATCTCTTTTCTCGCCAATACATCAGCTACAGAATTTACCCTTAGCTACCAGACTAAAGTTAGCCCTACCAGTACTCCTAGCCCTGTTAGCAGTAGTCCCAAACCAAATGACTTAAGCAAAGTTTCACCCCAATTACGAGCTTATATTGAAGATTTGGTGGCACTGGGAACGATTTCCGAACGGAGTAAATCTACTGAAAACTTAGATTTCAACCCCAATGCCTCTATTTCCCGCCGTCAGTACGCCCGTTGGTTGTTTACAGCCAATAATCAAATCCTGTCAGATAATCCCAGCCAGCAGATTCGTCTAGCTGCACCAGATATTCAAGCAGTTTTCCAAGATGTTCCCAAAAGCGATCGCGATTTTCCCATCATTCAAGGTTTAGCTGAAGCCGGAATTATCCCCAGTAGCTTGAGTGGAGACGCAACCGCTACCCTATTTCGCCCAGATACGCCCCTGACGCGAGAAAACCTGTTGTTATGGAAAGTCCCCCTCGATACCCGCCAACCCTTACCCAAAGCCTCGGTAGAAGCCATTAAAGAAACCTGGGGTTTTCAAGATGCAGGTAAGATCGATCCTCAAGCAGGAAAAGCCGTTTTAGCTGACTTTCAAAATGGCGCACAGGCGAATATTAAACGTGCTTTTGGTTTTACGACTTTATTTCAGCCCAAAAAACCCGTTACCTACGCCGAAGCTGCGGCTACTATCTGGTACTTTGGCGCGCAAACCGAAGGGCGATCGGCAAAAGAAGCTTTGCAAATTCTACAGCAACCACCGTCACCCTCTCCAACTCCTTTACCTAGTCCGACATCAAGTATTTTAACCAGTCCAACTCCTACTTCATCACCGATAGTTACCCCAACTCCCTAAAGTCAGGAGCTTAAGGTAGCTGGCGGTTAAAACCGCAGCTAAAGAATCATAGGCGCAGCCTTCCCACAGGGTAGTCCGCCTGTGCGGACTGTGGAAAATATCGGTTTTTTGAACCAGCATAGGCGGTTTTTGTCTGTATAGCCGCGATTTTAATCGCTAGGATTGAGTAAACTTTAATCATCGAAGCACTTTTGCTGGTTTCCGTCTTTTTGCTATTAGCCAACTTGCACCTAAAGTTCCTAAAGCAAAGGTTCCTAATACAGAAGTTGGTTCAGGAATCACAGCTATACTTAGATCGTTAATTCCAAAAGCCCGTTGCGGTACAGAACTGCTGAAAACGATTTTAGAAATGTTAGCAGTATCGCTGCGTACCCCAAGAAATTGCGCTGAGTTATCTAAAGCGATGGAAGAACTAGCAATAGTTGAAAATGTCCCCAGTAAATTGTTATTGATATCGTAAGCGGAAATAAACGCAGTATATGGCTGTAGTGCATCATCAACAGCAATTTGAGTTCCTGCTGCAAACACTGGATTAGCAAAAGTAATAGTTAAAGGTCCTGGATTTCCAATCGCGGGAAAAGGATTGGGTGGGGGTAGAATACCAGTAAATAAAATAAAATCTCCAGAGGCAAAGTTAGTGGGAATTCCTTGGGGAAAAGGTAAAGTTTGAAAGACAAATGGTGGCGTATTTGGCGGTGCAACCGGAATATTAACATTTAACCCCAAACCGCGTTGAGATGTGGCATCAAATGAATTAGATAAAAACTTAGTTGGATCGGGAGCAAAAGGATTAAACACCTTGCCCAAACTCGACCAATCTAAAGAGTCATTTGCGCCTAAATTTGCCCGATTAGTTACTAAACTAATGGCTTCAACTGGTTGGGGTAGAACTGTTAAAAAAGCGGTTAGGGTTGTACCAGCTAAAGTAATAGGTAAATTGGTCAAAAAAAAGTTAGAGAATTTAGTAGTCATAACCAAAGTTTAATATCTACATAGACATAAGGTAAGTTTTTCATGATTTGATTACTAGATCTCGAAAAATTTACAAATTATTTAATATATTCAACTTTAAGTTGGTACATAATTAATAAAACCAGCTTTAAAAATTAAGGTGATTAGGTCAAAAATGTTAGTTAAAAAACCTGGAATCACGAGTAAAAAAGCGATCGCTACAGGAATTGTGCTTACTACAGCCTTCTCTACTGTAGGGGTAAGTATTGCTCTTTTATTCCCTAATTCAGCCCTAGCAGCTAAATTTAATTTAGATAAAATTGACCAAATATATACATTTGGTGATAGTCTTTCCGATACGGGTAACTTCTTCCAACAAACTGGATTTCCGCCCAGTCCTTACTTTCAAGGAAGATTTTCCAATGGCTCTGTTTGGATAGAATATCTGACCCAAAGCTTAGGTTTACCAGCAATTGCTCAATCTAACTTTGCTTTTGGTGGTGCAACTACCGGAACTGATAATACGGTTATTCCAGGATTCCCAGGTTTACAAACGGAGATAGGCGGATTTTTAGCTTCTAACCCACCAGTAAACCCAAATGCATTGTATGTTGTTTGGGCTGGCGCGAATGATTACTTGGGTGGTGGAGTTACCAACCCCAATGAACCTGTAGATAGGTTAGCGACAGCAATTAACTCCCTAGCTGGGTTTGGCGCGCAAAACATTTTGGTAGTAAATTTGCCGGATTTAGGTCAACTCCCAGGAACTAAGAATACACCTTTTGAAACTCCTCTCGATATTCTTTCTAGCGCCCACAATTTTGGTTTAGCTAACAAGATAAACCAATTACAGACAACTTTAGGTTCTGATGTCAATTTGATTTCTTTTGATGTTAATAGTCTATTTAGGCAAGCAATTAATAACCCTCAAGATTTTGGTTTTACTAATGTCACTGACTCTTGTTTAGTGGGAGTTACTGTCTGTTCAAAACCCAATGAATATCTATTTTGGGATGACATTCATCCGACTACAGTTGGTCATCAAGCTATTGCTAATTCAGCCTATGAAACCTTACAAGCAGCATCAGTCCCCGAACCAACTTTTATCGTAGGGACATTATCATTTGGGGCTTATTTAGCTTATTCTAAAAAGCGTCAAACCAAGGCTAAAGCTAAAGCCACCGCAAATACTTAAGGGTAGAAATAGTAATACAACTAATTCCACCTAATTCTAGAAAGGCATTGAGTTTAACTCCGCCTACAACAAAGCCAAGTAAAACATCTATGTGGTGAAAAGATACAGCGCGGATGACGATAAAACTGCCCAAAAGTCCTAATCCCACAATGGCTAGCCAAACTTGATGCCAATAATCTTTGATAGCTACAGCAACTATAGCTAAGAATAGGAAAATTGTGGTGGCGATCGCAATTATAAAAGCTAGTTGATACATCCGCCTTTGCTCGTACCAACCTTCAGATTTAGCTAAATCTCTGGCTGTATAGGTGAGCCAAGTTTGTAGATCTAGCTGTTTGTTGATAGCCAAAAATAGTAAAACAACTCCCAAACTCCACCACAACCAACGCAACGTAGAAGAGTGTTTTCTTGGAATAAATATATCGTCTAAATCGTCATTATCTAGATTGTATCTTTTGGGGACAATTGCAGCTTGTTTGGCGCACAAAACGCACAGTACAGCAGTTACGAAATAAGCTACTACTGTAAACCAACCAATCAAAGTCGGATCGCCAATTCCTGGTTGCCAAGTGCGATCGACTACAACTGCTAATATTTTGCCAATTTCTGATACTTGGATCGAGTTAATCAAATGAAATAGTTATAAATTCCTTTCGCCTTGTAGCAGGTTTACCCGCCGTAGAATTTGTCCAGCCAAGATAGCTGCTCCAAATCCATTATCAATATTAACGACTCCAATTCCTGCCGCACAAGAATTCAGCATAGTTAACAAGGGTGCTAAGCCACCAAAATTGGCTCCGTATCCCACGCTAGTAGGGACTCCAATCACCGGACAATCAGCCAGTCCAGCGACAACGCTCGGTAAGGCTCCTTCCATCCCCGCGACGACTACAAGTACATCCACCGTTTCTAAGAGGTGGCGGTGACTCAGCAAGCGGTGAATCCCAGCGACTCCTACATCCCATAGGCGTTGCACCTGAAATCCGCAAAGTTCAGCCGTGATAGCGGCTTCTTCAGCAACTGGTAAATCGGCGGTTCCAGCCGACAGAATGCCAATTTTACCCAACAATTGGGGTGTTGAACTATCCTTGCTTACTAAAGCACAGATTCTAGCTAAGGGATAATAAACTAAATCCTGCACCTGGGTTTGCAATTGCTCGTATATTTCAGGTTTAATTCGAGTTGCCATGACTACTGGGTGTTTTTGGCGCATGACCTCCATAATTTGGATGATTTGGGCTGTGGTTTTGCCTTCACCCCAAATTACCTCTGGAAACCCAGTCCTCAAAGTGCGATGATGATCGATTCTGGCAAACTCGCCTACGGGTTCAAAATCAAAGTGTTTGAGTTTATTTAAGGCGATATCTGGACTAACTGCACCACTGGCTACCGCCTCTAGCAAAGATTGCAAAGCTTCTGTTTGATTCACTTTTCGCTAACTTTCAACTCGTAAATATTCCAAAAAGCGCCATTAAGGGCAGAGAATTTGATACCCGTAATGCGATCGCGTACTGCACTCATAGTATAAGCATTGACTAAATGAATATATGGCAAATACTCTTGAGTCAGTTGTTGAGTCTCAGCATACAAAGCCTTGCGTTTCTTTTCATCAAATTCTTGACTAGCTTTGATATACAAATCCCCAATTTTTTGCTCCCAATCAGCAATTTTTCTCCCTTCAATAGGTGTTTGTCCTGATAAAGCTTTTTGATTAAAGCTGTGTAAACCTCCTTCTGGCGACCAAATATTAGCCCCATCATTTGGTTCTGCCCCACCAGTAAATCCTAACAAATGACAATCCCAATCTAAAGTGTTAGATAATTTATCGACCAATAAGCCAAAGTCAATCGGATTGAAGTCTACTTGGATGCCTATTTTCTCTAAATCTTGTTTGATTTGAGTGCCCATTGCTTCTCTAATTTTATTACCACCATTGGTAATTAAACTAAATCGCACAGCATTACCTTCCACATCGATTAACTCATTTTCCCCATTGTATTTAAATCCTCCTGCTAGTAGTAATTCCTTAGCTTTTTGAGGATTGTAATCATAAGATTTCAACCCTTCGGAGCGAGATAAATAATAAGGACTTTGGAAAGTAATTGGTGAATCCTGGACTTCTCCTAACCCCCGAAAGATATTAGTAATCATCCGTTGGCGGTCAATCCCATAGGCGACAGCTTGCCGGAATTTCAAATTATTAAACCATTGGCTTTTTACAGGATCTACCAGGGGTTTGCCATTTCTATTTGCCTTATTCAAATTAAAGGAAATAAATATGGTTCCTGGTGCAGGTTCGGGAGATTTGACTCCATAAATAGTAAATTTACCCCGCTTTTTCTCTCCATTTAGTAAGGAAAAATATTCAGGAGAAACGCCTAAAGAATCTAATCCTCCAGATCGAAACTGCAATAATGAGGTTTCCGTAGATGGGACAATTTGCCAAATTACTCTTTCAATATAAGGTTGTTGATTCCCTTGAGTATCTTTTCTCCAATAATAAGGATTACGAAGATAAACTAACCGTTCGCTAGTTGAATAACTTTCTAATTTGTATGGACCATTAACAATAATTTTTTCTGGTGGAGTATTAATGCCCCAAGTAGATAAAAACTTTAATTTACCTTGTTCGTCTTTGGTTTTGATCGATTCTTCTAGGGCGTGTTTAGGTAAAATCGGCAGTCCAGTCACTCTTAAGAAGGGGGAAAAAGGTTCTGGGACACTAAATTCTACTCTTTGTTCGTCTAACTTTTTAACTTGAGGAAGTAGCCGCTTTTGTCCAACTCTTAAAACATCTCTAGTATCTGTAGGTACTGCTTCATTAAGATAAACATCATTGTAAGTAAATATGACATCATCAACCGTCAAAGGCTGACCGTCAGACCATTTCAGATATTTTTTTAAAGTAAAAATAATCTTGAGCTTGTCATCGGAAATATCCCACTTTTCTGCTAGTGCTGGCACAACTTTCCCATCTCCATCTTCAGTGGTCAAACCATCATAAGTTAGACCAAATATATTAGGAGATTCTTGACTAAGAGCATAATTAAAAGTTTTGGGATCTGATAGTATACTAAACACTACCTGACTTTTTTGAGCCGCTTGGGTAGTCATTTGAGTTGGATTACACGCAGCAAAAGTTATAGCACTGACTAAGGCTAAACTAAATGCTAACCAGCGTTGATATCTTGAGCGCAGCATTAATGAAATTTCCTCCCTAGGACGGATCTTGATCTTACCTTTTGTGACTTTCTGCTAGGATGGGTGAGTTAAATTACTAACTTTTTCTGACTTAATCTGACTGACAAATTTCTGAGTGGGGAGCATAATTAAGATAGTAGTTCAAAGGTCTTAGTTTCGCCTGAATACTACTAAATTGTTGGACTAGGAGGTGAACCTAAATGTCAATATTTACGAAACCAGAGGAAGTTCGGGTTTGTCAAGCCGGAACCTCTCGCACCAGATTAGGGTTTGTGGTGCAACAAAGCTACAGTATAAGCGGCGATCGCTTCTTCTCGTCCTACAGGTCCTAGCTTTTCGTTAGTGGTTGCCTTAATACTAATTTGCTCGACTGGGATTTGCAAAACATCAGCTAATCGACTCCGCATCGATAACAAGTAAGGTTTGAGTTTCGGACGTTCTGCTACCACTACAGCATCTATATTGCCAATTTCCCAGCCTTGTGTGTCAATTACCTGCTTGACTTGTTCTAACAAAACTAAACTATCTGCACCAGCCCATTTGGCATCTGTAGGAGGAAAGTAATGACCGATATCTCCCAAGCTCAAAGCGCCCAGCATAGCATCCATAATCGCATGAGTCAGGACATCTGCATCGCTATGACCTATCAATCCTAGACTGTGGGGAATATTGACTCCACCCAAGATTAATGCTCGGTTTTGACCTAATTGATGGATATCGTATCCGTTACCAATCCTGATGTTCATAGCTGTGGGTGTTGGGTGACAGTCGCTATCGTAGCGCAGGGTGAGGTTTGAAGTTGAATTAGAGCTAAAAAAGTTAAGATGTTTATCGTCTTCAAGTACCTAACTTTTCTGTATAGACGATCTAAATCCTAGAGTTTTAATATCGATACTATCTCTAGCATTTCACCAAACAATTGATGAAAGTTCTGTGTTTTTTTCCTCAAGGCGATCGCTATACTTCCCTAGTTCTTCTCAATTGCGCGTTAAAGTCAGAAATATGTAAAATCCCCGCGTTCAATTCCTACCTCATCCCCAGTCCCCAATCCCCTTTAATTTCTAACTCTCTGGAAACGACTCAATCATTTGTGTAGTTATCCAAGGTTGTATGTACTGGATTTAGGACAACTAACTTACCCTTTACTTAATGTAGATTTTACTTGAAAAGCCAGTAAGCGCGTATATCATACACCTAGCGATCGCAATGTGGATTTCTCGGATATGTACCCGCAAAAAACTGAAAAAGTCCCCAAATTTCATGATGGATCTCAAGTAAGTAAGGCTGCATAATTTGGTTAAAGTTAATCATCCATAAATCTACCCATTTCTCATTTTCAAAATAATAAACTTTTCCGTATAAATATTTAATAAAAATCAAGACTAAGTTGTAATAACTCAAAAGGAGACAAAATCAAATGCAATCAGGTACTTTTAAAGACTCTAATCTTACTTCAGCTTGGTCAAGGCTAATCAATCAAGAAATTGATTGTGCTGAAGCCTTGGAAATGCTAGTAGATAAACAAGGTAATCTTATTCAGAATCTTTTGGATCGAGAAGTTACCAATCGATTCTTCCGCCATTTTCCTAACAAACAAACTCTACCTCCGGTTGTCCCTTTATTACTC
The nucleotide sequence above comes from Merismopedia glauca CCAP 1448/3. Encoded proteins:
- a CDS encoding ABC transporter substrate-binding protein, with amino-acid sequence MLRSRYQRWLAFSLALVSAITFAACNPTQMTTQAAQKSQVVFSILSDPKTFNYALSQESPNIFGLTYDGLTTEDGDGKVVPALAEKWDISDDKLKIIFTLKKYLKWSDGQPLTVDDVIFTYNDVYLNEAVPTDTRDVLRVGQKRLLPQVKKLDEQRVEFSVPEPFSPFLRVTGLPILPKHALEESIKTKDEQGKLKFLSTWGINTPPEKIIVNGPYKLESYSTSERLVYLRNPYYWRKDTQGNQQPYIERVIWQIVPSTETSLLQFRSGGLDSLGVSPEYFSLLNGEKKRGKFTIYGVKSPEPAPGTIFISFNLNKANRNGKPLVDPVKSQWFNNLKFRQAVAYGIDRQRMITNIFRGLGEVQDSPITFQSPYYLSRSEGLKSYDYNPQKAKELLLAGGFKYNGENELIDVEGNAVRFSLITNGGNKIREAMGTQIKQDLEKIGIQVDFNPIDFGLLVDKLSNTLDWDCHLLGFTGGAEPNDGANIWSPEGGLHSFNQKALSGQTPIEGRKIADWEQKIGDLYIKASQEFDEKKRKALYAETQQLTQEYLPYIHLVNAYTMSAVRDRITGIKFSALNGAFWNIYELKVSEK
- a CDS encoding PEP-CTERM sorting domain-containing protein (PEP-CTERM proteins occur, often in large numbers, in the proteomes of bacteria that also encode an exosortase, a predicted intramembrane cysteine proteinase. The presence of a PEP-CTERM domain at a protein's C-terminus predicts cleavage within the sorting domain, followed by covalent anchoring to some some component of the (usually Gram-negative) cell surface. Many PEP-CTERM proteins exhibit an unusual sequence composition that includes large numbers of potential glycosylation sites. Expression of one such protein has been shown restore the ability of a bacterium to form floc, a type of biofilm.), producing the protein MTTKFSNFFLTNLPITLAGTTLTAFLTVLPQPVEAISLVTNRANLGANDSLDWSSLGKVFNPFAPDPTKFLSNSFDATSQRGLGLNVNIPVAPPNTPPFVFQTLPFPQGIPTNFASGDFILFTGILPPPNPFPAIGNPGPLTITFANPVFAAGTQIAVDDALQPYTAFISAYDINNNLLGTFSTIASSSIALDNSAQFLGVRSDTANISKIVFSSSVPQRAFGINDLSIAVIPEPTSVLGTFALGTLGASWLIAKRRKPAKVLR
- the ispF gene encoding 2-C-methyl-D-erythritol 2,4-cyclodiphosphate synthase encodes the protein MNIRIGNGYDIHQLGQNRALILGGVNIPHSLGLIGHSDADVLTHAIMDAMLGALSLGDIGHYFPPTDAKWAGADSLVLLEQVKQVIDTQGWEIGNIDAVVVAERPKLKPYLLSMRSRLADVLQIPVEQISIKATTNEKLGPVGREEAIAAYTVALLHHKP
- a CDS encoding SGNH/GDSL hydrolase family protein; translation: MLVKKPGITSKKAIATGIVLTTAFSTVGVSIALLFPNSALAAKFNLDKIDQIYTFGDSLSDTGNFFQQTGFPPSPYFQGRFSNGSVWIEYLTQSLGLPAIAQSNFAFGGATTGTDNTVIPGFPGLQTEIGGFLASNPPVNPNALYVVWAGANDYLGGGVTNPNEPVDRLATAINSLAGFGAQNILVVNLPDLGQLPGTKNTPFETPLDILSSAHNFGLANKINQLQTTLGSDVNLISFDVNSLFRQAINNPQDFGFTNVTDSCLVGVTVCSKPNEYLFWDDIHPTTVGHQAIANSAYETLQAASVPEPTFIVGTLSFGAYLAYSKKRQTKAKAKATANT
- a CDS encoding S-layer homology domain-containing protein — translated: MSKIAIACRLVVIPSILVSLTACANNSLEKRFAPDPQLQTSPTIAGTSTPTPSVNVTLPVSFPLVIPIYPEAELTKVENEGKLSYWKTQNSADRVKEYYQQQLQLNGWQLASPNPNLNQLVGDRPDLQLTISFLANTSATEFTLSYQTKVSPTSTPSPVSSSPKPNDLSKVSPQLRAYIEDLVALGTISERSKSTENLDFNPNASISRRQYARWLFTANNQILSDNPSQQIRLAAPDIQAVFQDVPKSDRDFPIIQGLAEAGIIPSSLSGDATATLFRPDTPLTRENLLLWKVPLDTRQPLPKASVEAIKETWGFQDAGKIDPQAGKAVLADFQNGAQANIKRAFGFTTLFQPKKPVTYAEAAATIWYFGAQTEGRSAKEALQILQQPPSPSPTPLPSPTSSILTSPTPTSSPIVTPTP
- the larB gene encoding nickel pincer cofactor biosynthesis protein LarB is translated as MNQTEALQSLLEAVASGAVSPDIALNKLKHFDFEPVGEFARIDHHRTLRTGFPEVIWGEGKTTAQIIQIMEVMRQKHPVVMATRIKPEIYEQLQTQVQDLVYYPLARICALVSKDSSTPQLLGKIGILSAGTADLPVAEEAAITAELCGFQVQRLWDVGVAGIHRLLSHRHLLETVDVLVVVAGMEGALPSVVAGLADCPVIGVPTSVGYGANFGGLAPLLTMLNSCAAGIGVVNIDNGFGAAILAGQILRRVNLLQGERNL
- the lepB gene encoding signal peptidase I: MASEDKNSIAEEVVRKLSATQSTSKPKTPESTGKGWQKIQENLQIIGIALLLALVIRTFIAEPRFIPSDSMFPTLQVGDRLVVEKISYHFHPPERGDIVVFDPPETLQIQGYAKDQAFIKRVIGLPGEELKITGGKVYLNNQPLSETYIAEPPKYTLAPQIVPPGKVFVMGDNRNNSNDSHVWGFLPQKNIIGRAVFRFLPINRFGGT